In one window of Brassica rapa cultivar Chiifu-401-42 chromosome A07, CAAS_Brap_v3.01, whole genome shotgun sequence DNA:
- the LOC103829554 gene encoding probable disease resistance protein At5g66900, producing MLNYCQIVIQLLQSKNQLQSMEANNNNFQTVFKKLDQLSAPSPAFGQLCSVPELKTAPVGFALPLMMLKKKLLDAAVVRLVVSAPAGCGKTTLVRHLCHDQDIKRKFQHIFYSVVSSTPNFRKIVQRLLEHNGHQAPTFDNDTQAANVLKTLLEELDGNDQILLVLDDVWSAGAPSFLENFPTDIPNLKILLTSRFNSLDFGDTFKLEPLKKEHAKTLLIQYASRPDHASDAEYERLFQKILERCAGFPLLIKVIGGSLRKQSLNQWQGQVIEWSGGGSVLNSREVIERLKPSFDALDSNLKQCFLDMGLFLEDQVIRAWMITDIWAELYGGNGKTEKDKIIVSVKYLEDLASHNLLDLVPLGKKEHEDGFYNDFLVTQHDILRELAINQNKSEAILELKRIRLTLEIRDNRFPDWCLNLIHPVAVNASLLSIFTDNEFSSPWFEMDCPNVEALVLNISSSNYALPSFIATMKKLKVVIIINHGPGPATLTNLSCLSSLPKLKRIRLEKVAITFLDILQLQLVSLKKMFFVMCSFGEVSNDKNEIDVSKALSSLQEIDIDYCYDLEKLPNWISEAVSLQSLSITNCHKLSTLPEAIGNLSKLELLRLSSCINLTELPETIVRLSNLQFLDISDCLGLRKLPVEIGRLKKLKKISMNKCWKCELPDSVKNLENLEVKCDEETAVVLWKGLEQKMINLKVQVEEREHNLNLLRLL from the exons ATGCTTAATTATTGTCAGATTGTTATACAGCTTCTTCAGTCAAAGAACCAGTTGCAGTCTATGGAGGCCAATAACAACAATTTCCAAACCGTCTTTAAGAAGCTCGACCAATTGAGTGCTCCCTCGCCCGCTTTTGGGCAGCTTTGTTCCGTTCCAGAGCTTAAAACGGCTCCAGTTGGATTTGCTTTGCCGTTGATGATGCTCAAGAAGAAGCTACTTGATGCTGCCGTGGTCAGACTTGTGGTGTCCGCTCCTGCCGGGTGCGGCAAGACCACGCTAGTTAGGCACCTTTGTCACGACCAAGATATCAAAA GGAAGTTCCAACATATTTTCTACAGCGTTGTGTCAAGTACTCCTAACTTTAGGAAGATAGTACAGCGTTTACTCGAGCACAACGGTCACCAAGCACCCACATTTGATAACGATACCCAAGCAGCTAATGTCTTAAAAACACTGCTAGAGGAACTTGATGGGAATGATCAGATATTGTTGGTGTTGGATGATGTTTGGTCGGCTGGAGCGCCGTCTTTTCTTGAGAATTTTCCCACTGACATACCCAATCTCAAGATCTTGCTGACTTCTCGGTTTAACTCGCTTGATTTCGGTGACACTTTTAAATTGGAACCTTTGAAAAAGGAACATGCCAAGACCCTTCTCATTCAATATGCATCGCGTCCTGATCACGCATCTGATGCCGAGTATGAACGTCTTTTCCAGAAG ATATTGGAACGATGCGCGGGATTCCCACTCTTGATCAAAGTAATAGGCGGTTCGCTTAGAAAACAATCTCTAAATCAATGGCAAGGCCAAGTCATAGAATGGTCTGGAGGAGGCTCGGTTCTTAATAGTCGTGAAGTGATAGAACGTCTGAAGCCTAGTTTCGATGCTCTAGACTCCAATCTCAAACAGTGTTTCTTGGACATGGGTTTGTTTCTTGAGGACCAAGTAATCCGTGCCTGGATGATAACAGACATATGGGCCGAGTTATATGGTGGTAACGGTAAGACGGAGAAAGATAAAATCATCGTATCTGTGAAATACCTTGAAGACCTTGCCTCCCATAATCTTCTTGATCTTGTTCCTCTCGG GAAAAAGGAGCACGAAGACGGTTTCTACAATGACTTCTTAGTCACTCAACATGATATCCTCAGGGAGTTGGCTATCAATCAAAACAAATCAGAAGCAATACTGGAGCTGAAGAGGATAAGACTGACTCTGGAGATAAGAGATAATAGATTTCCAGACTGGTGTTTGAATCTAATACACCCTGTTGCTGTTAATGCCTCTCTGCTGTCTATCTTTACAG ATAATGAATTCTCATCTCCATGGTTTGAGATGGACTGCCCCAATGTTGAGGCTTTAGTTCTTAATATCTCTTCATCAAACTATGCATTACCTAGCTTCATTGCTACAATGAAGAAACTCAAGGTTGTGATTATCATAAATCACGGTCCTGGTCCTGCCACATTGACCAACTTGTCGTGTCTCAGCTCCTTACCGAAACTGAAAAGGATCAGACTGGAGAAAGTTGCAATCACTTTTCTGGACATTCTCCAGTTGCAGCTCGTCAGTCTGAAGAAGATGTTTTTTGTTATGTGTAGCTTTGGTGAGGTTTCTAATGACAAAAATGAAATAGACGTCTCCAAAGCTCTATCGAGCTTACAAGAGATTGACATAGACTATTGTTATGATCTCGAGAAGTTGCCTAACTGGATCTCTGAAGCTGTTTCATTGCAGTCACTTAGCATCACAAACTGTCATAAACTCTCTACACTTCCTGAAGCTATAGGCAACTTGAGTAAGTTGGAATTGCTGAGGTTGTCTTCTTGTATTAATCTCACCGAGCTGCCTGAAACTATTGTTAGACTCAGCAACTTGCAGTTTCTGGATATTTCTGATTGCTTAGGATTGAGAAAGTTGCCTGTAGAGATTGGGAGactgaagaagctgaagaagatCTCCATGAACAAGTGTTGGAAATGTGAACTGCCGGATTCAGTGAAGAATCTAGAGAATCTGGAGGTGAAATGCGATGAAGAAACTGCGGTGGTCTTGTGGAAAGGTTTAGAgcaaaaaatgataaatttgaaAGTTCAAGTGGAGGAAAGAGAGCACAACCTGAACTTGCTTCGACTGTTGTAA